From Kineosporia succinea, the proteins below share one genomic window:
- a CDS encoding sugar phosphate isomerase/epimerase family protein — MVSEQRFGAGIWHFATYVDRYATDGYGEPRTILDAIELAGQVDDLSVVDLNWPFFGGDISDDDVSKALDKAGLGVIGITPEIYTRQFSKGSFTNPDPGVRRLAHEFVTRSCDVVRKFGADYVKLWPGQDGWDYPFQVDHGTLWQHSIEGVGQLAAENPDLTFVIEYKPREPRVHMSYSSVARTLLGIEKIGLPNVGILLDFGHALFGGESPADSAQLAIDHGRLFGMDVNDNLRGWDDDMIAGTVHPIELFEFFWTLHKNNWEGVWQLDQFPFREDSVAAANLAIDFLKRVQKGLAVLDVEGLKQAQAAHDAVAAQRIAQNALFGS; from the coding sequence ATCGTGAGCGAACAGCGTTTCGGGGCCGGCATCTGGCACTTCGCCACCTACGTCGACCGGTACGCGACCGACGGCTACGGTGAACCGCGCACCATTCTCGACGCGATCGAGCTGGCCGGGCAGGTCGACGACCTGTCCGTGGTCGACCTGAACTGGCCGTTCTTCGGTGGCGACATCAGCGACGACGACGTGTCGAAGGCCCTGGACAAGGCCGGGCTGGGTGTCATCGGCATCACGCCCGAGATATACACGCGTCAGTTCAGCAAGGGCAGCTTCACCAACCCGGACCCGGGGGTGCGCCGCCTGGCCCATGAATTCGTCACCCGGTCCTGCGACGTGGTGCGAAAATTCGGTGCCGACTACGTGAAACTGTGGCCGGGTCAGGACGGCTGGGACTACCCGTTCCAGGTCGACCACGGCACACTGTGGCAGCACTCGATCGAGGGTGTGGGGCAGCTGGCGGCCGAGAACCCCGACCTGACGTTCGTCATCGAGTACAAGCCGCGCGAGCCGCGGGTGCACATGAGCTACTCGTCCGTGGCCCGCACGCTGCTCGGCATCGAGAAGATCGGCCTGCCCAACGTCGGCATCCTGCTCGACTTCGGCCACGCCCTGTTCGGCGGCGAGAGCCCGGCCGACTCCGCGCAGCTCGCGATCGATCACGGCCGCCTGTTCGGCATGGACGTGAACGACAACCTGCGCGGCTGGGACGACGACATGATCGCCGGAACGGTGCACCCGATCGAGCTGTTCGAGTTCTTCTGGACGCTGCACAAGAACAACTGGGAGGGCGTCTGGCAGCTCGACCAGTTCCCGTTCCGGGAGGACAGCGTGGCCGCGGCGAACCTGGCCATCGACTTCCTCAAGCGGGTGCAGAAGGGCCTGGCGGTGCTCGACGTCGAAGGGCTGAAGCAGGCGCAGGCCGCGCACGACGCCGTGGCCGCGCAGCGGATCGCACAGAACGCGCTCTTCGGGTCGTGA
- a CDS encoding ABC transporter ATP-binding protein, with the protein MSNPDPRAGRLLLRRTVLTERRSLILASALQIGHQAGEAAVPLLIGVIIDRAVGTGDTGALFLWLGVLLATFAFLSTSGRFGIRVGIGASVEATRKLRVEVARRALDSRGNSEGQLPGATVSIATGDVRILTAVLYQLVQGLAAAVGAMVAAAVLLSVSVPLGGLILVGTPLLLLAVRAISSPIEHRSAAQREQAARAAGVATDLVRGVRVIKGLRAERAGSARYRQISRVAMDASVHSARTEAGFSAAVIALNGGFLALVALLGGHLAVNGDITVGQLVSAVGLAQFLLEPLGTFGTVIAVVASGRASATRVAALLDAPPAVTGGSSRPSSALGGLSLEDVHGPGLEGVSLEVKPGELLGILTTSPEAGTTLRRYLGRELDPVQGSLHLDGLRLSDLEPEALREVVLVCPHEPDLFTGTLAGNVLAGSPAGAALDRVLAAANADQVAETLPDGLESAVAERGRSLSGGQRQRVALARALLRDPSVLVLHDPTTAVDTVTESSIATGLRELRAGRTTVLITSSPALLAGADRVVLVHDGTIAAEGPHTRLMAEHDLYSGTVLA; encoded by the coding sequence GTGAGTAATCCTGACCCCCGGGCCGGCCGTCTGCTGCTGCGCCGCACCGTGCTGACCGAACGCCGGTCGCTGATCCTGGCCTCCGCCCTGCAGATCGGCCACCAGGCCGGCGAGGCCGCCGTCCCCCTGCTGATCGGCGTGATCATCGACCGGGCCGTCGGCACCGGTGACACCGGTGCCCTGTTCCTGTGGCTGGGCGTGCTGTTGGCGACGTTCGCGTTCCTGTCCACCAGCGGGCGCTTCGGCATCCGGGTCGGCATCGGGGCGAGCGTCGAGGCCACCCGCAAGCTGCGCGTCGAGGTGGCCCGCCGGGCCCTCGACAGCCGCGGCAACAGCGAGGGCCAGCTGCCCGGCGCGACGGTCAGCATCGCGACCGGTGACGTGCGCATCCTCACCGCCGTGCTCTACCAGCTCGTGCAGGGCCTGGCCGCCGCGGTCGGCGCGATGGTCGCGGCCGCCGTGCTGCTGTCGGTGTCCGTGCCCCTGGGTGGGCTGATCCTGGTCGGCACCCCGCTCCTGCTGCTGGCCGTACGCGCCATCAGCTCCCCCATCGAGCACCGCAGCGCCGCCCAGCGGGAGCAGGCCGCCCGCGCCGCCGGCGTGGCGACCGACCTGGTGCGCGGGGTGCGGGTGATCAAGGGACTGCGCGCCGAGCGGGCCGGCAGCGCCCGCTACCGGCAGATCAGCCGGGTCGCGATGGACGCCAGCGTGCACAGCGCCCGCACCGAGGCCGGCTTCTCGGCGGCCGTGATCGCGCTCAACGGAGGCTTTCTCGCACTCGTCGCGCTGCTCGGCGGGCACCTGGCCGTGAACGGCGACATCACCGTGGGCCAGCTGGTCTCGGCCGTCGGCCTGGCCCAGTTCCTGCTCGAGCCGCTGGGCACGTTCGGCACCGTGATCGCGGTGGTCGCGTCCGGGCGGGCCTCGGCGACGCGGGTGGCGGCCCTGCTCGACGCTCCCCCGGCGGTGACCGGGGGCTCGTCGCGGCCCAGTTCTGCCCTGGGCGGGCTGTCACTTGAGGACGTGCACGGCCCGGGGCTCGAGGGGGTCTCGCTGGAGGTCAAACCCGGTGAGCTGCTGGGGATTCTGACCACCTCGCCCGAGGCGGGGACTACGTTGAGGCGTTATCTGGGGAGGGAACTCGACCCGGTACAGGGCTCTCTGCATCTCGACGGCCTGCGTCTGAGCGACCTGGAACCCGAAGCCCTGCGCGAGGTCGTCCTGGTCTGCCCGCACGAGCCCGACCTGTTCACCGGCACACTGGCCGGGAACGTGCTCGCCGGGTCCCCCGCCGGCGCCGCCCTGGACCGGGTGCTGGCCGCCGCCAACGCCGACCAGGTCGCCGAAACCCTTCCCGACGGCCTGGAATCGGCCGTGGCCGAACGCGGCCGGTCACTGTCCGGAGGTCAGCGTCAGCGGGTGGCGCTGGCGCGCGCCCTGCTGCGCGACCCGTCCGTGCTCGTGCTGCACGACCCCACCACCGCCGTGGACACGGTCACCGAGTCGTCGATCGCCACCGGCCTGCGCGAGCTGCGCGCCGGGCGCACGACCGTCCTGATCACCTCGAGCCCGGCCCTGCTCGCGGGCGCCGACCGGGTGGTGCTGGTGCACGACGGCACGATCGCCGCCGAGGGTCCGCACACCCGGCTCATGGCCGAGCACGACCTCTACTCCGGAACGGTTCTGGCATGA